The following are encoded together in the Nocardioides thalensis genome:
- a CDS encoding DMT family transporter → MALSSAVLIWATTFVVSESALTSTSPAVLTVLRFVLCVAVLLPLALRREGLGRMLRTPLTAVLGLTGVAAYYGLQNVALLYTTAGTTALLQAVLPVATAGLAAVALRERVATGTLVGLLLATAGVVLIASGGARFDRGVVLVLAGVLAYAAYTVLLRRSGSAETGAAGDVPTDDPVVLAAATALWGVILLLPWQLWEIAGGRAQLTVSTAGIGATLYLGVVASGATLLLWTYGARRTPASVSGVLTAAIPAVGYALAVMTGEQPTTSKTVGGILAVAGVLLAGYAVTRSAGPESAPP, encoded by the coding sequence ATGGCGCTGTCGAGCGCTGTGCTGATCTGGGCCACGACGTTCGTGGTGTCGGAGAGCGCTCTGACGTCGACGTCGCCTGCCGTGTTGACCGTTCTCAGGTTCGTCCTGTGCGTGGCTGTGCTGCTGCCGCTGGCGCTGCGCCGCGAGGGGCTGGGGCGCATGCTGCGGACTCCCCTCACCGCCGTGCTCGGACTGACCGGCGTGGCGGCGTACTACGGACTCCAGAACGTCGCGCTGCTCTACACGACCGCGGGAACGACCGCCCTGCTGCAGGCGGTCCTACCCGTGGCGACGGCCGGGCTCGCGGCCGTTGCCCTGCGTGAGCGTGTGGCAACCGGGACCCTCGTTGGGCTCCTCCTGGCCACTGCGGGCGTCGTCCTGATCGCCTCAGGCGGCGCCAGGTTCGATCGTGGAGTCGTCCTGGTGCTCGCGGGCGTGTTGGCCTACGCCGCCTACACGGTGCTGCTGCGCCGCTCGGGCAGCGCCGAGACGGGCGCAGCCGGCGACGTGCCCACCGACGACCCTGTGGTGCTGGCCGCTGCCACCGCGCTGTGGGGTGTGATCCTGCTGCTCCCGTGGCAGCTCTGGGAGATCGCTGGGGGACGCGCGCAGCTGACGGTGAGCACCGCGGGCATCGGCGCGACGCTGTATCTGGGCGTCGTCGCCTCCGGCGCCACTCTTCTGTTGTGGACGTACGGCGCGCGCCGCACCCCGGCCAGTGTGTCCGGAGTGCTGACCGCCGCCATTCCGGCCGTCGGCTACGCGCTGGCGGTGATGACCGGCGAGCAGCCGACGACGAGCAAGACGGTTGGCGGGATCCTTGCCGTAGCGGGCGTCCTCCTGGCCGGCTACGCAGTCACCCGGTCGGCTGGACCTGAGTCGGCTCCGCCGTGA
- a CDS encoding SgcJ/EcaC family oxidoreductase, giving the protein MAGGRGRDRARCRVRGGTGAAPGGRCHRGSRARVDPDPARRRRRPARGQLRGAHATGQDRRPAGRRGRAHRGHRRDRRARPSRRGRPADRGRHGVPGAFEQHSVWTTAHGKRIVGKDEITAFTRAVLPGAMRESTATYDVEHILFVRDDVAVVNIRQRPVGLDGAPLDGVPEGRPVHVLVRSGDSWRIAAGQNTQVRD; this is encoded by the coding sequence ATGGCCGGAGGTCGAGGCCGCGACCGAGCTCGGTGCCGAGTTCGCGGAGGCACTGGCGCTGCACCAGGAGGTCGTTGCCACCGCGGCTCGCGAGCTCGGGTGGACCCCGATCCGGCCCGACGCCGTCGCCGACCTGCGCGAGGGCAGCTACGCGGCGCGCACGCCACGGGACAAGATCGTCGTCCAGCCGGCCGACGGGGCCGAGCGCACCGTGGACATCGACGCGATCGTCGAGCTCGTCCGTCGCGTCGAGGTCGCCCAGCAGACCGAGGACGTCACGGCGTGCCCGGCGCCTTCGAGCAGCACAGCGTGTGGACCACCGCCCACGGCAAGCGGATCGTCGGGAAGGACGAGATCACAGCCTTCACCCGTGCGGTGCTCCCGGGCGCGATGCGCGAGTCCACCGCGACCTACGACGTCGAGCACATCCTCTTCGTGCGCGACGACGTCGCCGTGGTGAACATCCGGCAGCGGCCGGTCGGGCTCGACGGAGCCCCTCTCGACGGCGTGCCCGAGGGGCGGCCGGTGCACGTGCTGGTGCGTAGCGGCGACAGCTGGCGGATCGCGGCCGGGCAGAACACGCAAGTGCGGGACTGA
- a CDS encoding LysR substrate-binding domain-containing protein produces the protein MDLQQLRYVVAVAELENFTRAAERCFVVQSALSHQVARLEQELGTRLFHRTSRRVSLTAAGEAFLPAARQCLEAAERARAEVAAATGEIRGRLSVGVIPTVAAVDVPEVLSGFHQDHPQVRIGLLTGASDALVRRVTDGRLDVAFLGLPAGATVEGVEGHVLATDHHVAVVAPDHRLAHRKRLGLDQLADEVFADFPTGTPGRAQTDRAFAAAQLDREVAFEVTDAHLMAALVRSGLCVGLLPEAFAPRLDGVTTIAVRGGPSRAEHVVWSRRGPSPAAAAFLARLGVAA, from the coding sequence GTGGACCTACAACAACTGAGGTACGTCGTCGCAGTGGCCGAGCTGGAGAACTTCACGCGCGCCGCCGAGCGATGCTTCGTGGTGCAGTCGGCGCTCAGCCACCAGGTCGCGCGCCTGGAGCAGGAGCTCGGCACGCGGCTGTTCCACCGCACGAGCCGCCGCGTGAGCCTGACCGCTGCGGGAGAGGCGTTCCTGCCGGCGGCCCGGCAGTGCCTGGAGGCGGCCGAGCGCGCGCGGGCGGAGGTGGCGGCGGCGACCGGCGAGATTCGCGGACGCCTGTCGGTGGGGGTCATCCCGACCGTCGCCGCCGTCGACGTCCCGGAGGTGCTGAGCGGGTTCCACCAGGACCATCCCCAGGTGCGGATCGGCCTGCTCACCGGCGCCAGCGACGCTCTGGTGCGCCGCGTCACCGACGGGCGCCTCGACGTCGCCTTCCTCGGGCTCCCGGCCGGAGCGACGGTCGAGGGTGTCGAGGGCCACGTGCTGGCGACCGATCACCACGTCGCGGTGGTGGCCCCCGATCACCGCCTCGCCCACCGGAAGCGGCTCGGGCTCGACCAGCTCGCGGACGAGGTGTTCGCGGACTTCCCCACCGGTACTCCCGGACGGGCCCAGACCGACCGGGCGTTCGCGGCCGCGCAGCTGGACCGGGAGGTCGCGTTCGAGGTGACCGACGCCCACCTCATGGCCGCTCTGGTCCGCAGCGGGCTGTGCGTGGGCCTGCTCCCCGAGGCCTTCGCGCCGAGGCTCGACGGCGTCACGACCATCGCGGTCCGCGGCGGGC